In a genomic window of Struthio camelus isolate bStrCam1 chromosome 16, bStrCam1.hap1, whole genome shotgun sequence:
- the CRK gene encoding adapter molecule crk isoform X1 translates to MAGQFDSEDRASWYWGRLSRAEAVSLLQGQRHGTFLVRDSGTIPGDFVLSVSESSRVSHYIVNSLGPAGGRRAGGEGPGAPGLNPTRFRIGDQEFDSLPSLLEFYKIHYLDTTTLIEPVSRSRQNSGVILRQEEAEYVRALFDFNGNDEEDLPFKKGDILRIRDKPEEQWWNAEDSEGKRGMIPVPYVEKYRPSSASVSTLIGGNQDSSHPQPLGGPEPGPYAQPSINTPLPNLQNGPIYARVIQKRVPNAYDKTALALEVGELVKVTKINVSGQWEGECNGKRGHFPFTHVRLLDQQNPDEDFS, encoded by the exons aTGGCCGGGCAGTTCGACTCCGAGGACCGGGCGAGCTGGTACTGGGGGCGGCTGAGCCGGGCCGAGGCGGTGTCgctgctgcaggggcagcgcCACGGGACCTTCCTGGTGCGCGACTCGGGCACCATCCCCGGCGACTTCGTGCTCTCGGTGTCCGAGAGCTCCCGCGTCTCGCACTACATCGTGAACAGCctggggccggcgggcggccggcgggccggcggcgagggCCCTGGGGCCCCGG GGTTGAATCCCACCAGATTTCGAATAGGTGACCAGGAGTTTGATTCTTTGCCATCTTTACTGGAATTCTACAAAATACACTATTTGGACACTACAACCTTGATAGAACCAGTTTCCAGATCCAGGCAGAATAGTGGCGTTATCCTCAGACAGGAGGAGGCTGAATATGTGCGAGCTCTCTTTGACTTTAATGGAAATGATGAAGAAGATCTTCCATTTAAGAAAGGAGACATACTGAGAATCCGGGATAAACCTGAAGAGCAATGGTGGAATGCAGAAGACAGCGAAGGAAAGAGGGGAATGATACCTGTTCCTTACGTCGAGAAGTATAGACCTTCCTCTGCTTCAGTATCTACTCTGATTGGAGGTAACCAGGATAGTTCCCACCCACAACCACTGGGTGGGCCGGAGCCAGGGCCCTATGCCCAGCCCAGCATCAACACTCCGCTCCCTAACCTTCAGAATGGCCCTATTTATGCCCGGGTTATCCAGAAGCGAGTCCCTAATGCCTACGACAAGACAGCCTTGGCTTTGGAG GTCGGTGAGCTCGTTAAGGTCACAAAGATTAACGTGAGTGGTCAGTGGGAAGGAGAATGTAATGGTAAACGTGGTCACTTTCCATTCACACATGTCCGCCTGCTGGATCAACAGAATCCTGATGAGGACTTCAGCTGA
- the CRK gene encoding adapter molecule crk isoform X2: MAGQFDSEDRASWYWGRLSRAEAVSLLQGQRHGTFLVRDSGTIPGDFVLSVSESSRVSHYIVNSLGPAGGRRAGGEGPGAPGLNPTRFRIGDQEFDSLPSLLEFYKIHYLDTTTLIEPVSRSRQNSGVILRQEEAEYVRALFDFNGNDEEDLPFKKGDILRIRDKPEEQWWNAEDSEGKRGMIPVPYVEKYRPSSASVSTLIGGR; the protein is encoded by the exons aTGGCCGGGCAGTTCGACTCCGAGGACCGGGCGAGCTGGTACTGGGGGCGGCTGAGCCGGGCCGAGGCGGTGTCgctgctgcaggggcagcgcCACGGGACCTTCCTGGTGCGCGACTCGGGCACCATCCCCGGCGACTTCGTGCTCTCGGTGTCCGAGAGCTCCCGCGTCTCGCACTACATCGTGAACAGCctggggccggcgggcggccggcgggccggcggcgagggCCCTGGGGCCCCGG GGTTGAATCCCACCAGATTTCGAATAGGTGACCAGGAGTTTGATTCTTTGCCATCTTTACTGGAATTCTACAAAATACACTATTTGGACACTACAACCTTGATAGAACCAGTTTCCAGATCCAGGCAGAATAGTGGCGTTATCCTCAGACAGGAGGAGGCTGAATATGTGCGAGCTCTCTTTGACTTTAATGGAAATGATGAAGAAGATCTTCCATTTAAGAAAGGAGACATACTGAGAATCCGGGATAAACCTGAAGAGCAATGGTGGAATGCAGAAGACAGCGAAGGAAAGAGGGGAATGATACCTGTTCCTTACGTCGAGAAGTATAGACCTTCCTCTGCTTCAGTATCTACTCTGATTGGAG GTCGGTGA